A stretch of the Streptomyces venezuelae genome encodes the following:
- a CDS encoding glutaredoxin family protein: MSPLLRRKEKKSPGERMVTLIGKPGCHLCDDAQEVIEKVCAETGAQWEKKDISQDEELYRLHWEQIPVVLVDGEQHTFWRVNPDRLRRALEG, encoded by the coding sequence ATGAGTCCTCTGCTGCGGCGTAAGGAAAAGAAGAGTCCCGGCGAGCGCATGGTCACGCTCATCGGGAAGCCTGGTTGTCATCTCTGTGATGACGCCCAGGAAGTGATCGAAAAGGTCTGCGCCGAAACCGGGGCGCAGTGGGAGAAGAAGGACATTTCTCAGGACGAGGAGCTGTACCGGCTGCACTGGGAGCAGATTCCGGTGGTGTTGGTGGACGGCGAGCAGCACACCTTCTGGAGGGTGAACCCGGACCGGCTGCGGCGGGCATTGGAGGGCTGA
- a CDS encoding redox-sensing transcriptional repressor Rex: protein MATGRTHRPATRSRGIPEATVARLPLYLRALTALSERSVPTVSSEELAAAAGVNSAKLRKDFSYLGSYGTRGVGYDVEYLVYQISRELGLTQDWPVVIVGIGNLGAALANYGGFASRGFRVAALIDADPAMAGKPVAGMPVQHTDDLEKIIRENGVSIGVIATPAGAAQQVSERLIAAGVTSILNFAPTVLSVPDGVDVRKVDLSIELQILAFHEQRKAGEEAAGTATAATGSGSEQEPESGTGPAAPGAGAPVPPTARTAAAPRKGGPEGDVPAVMPA, encoded by the coding sequence GTGGCAACTGGCCGAACTCACCGACCGGCGACGCGCAGCCGAGGTATTCCCGAGGCCACAGTCGCCCGGCTTCCGCTGTACTTGCGCGCCCTCACCGCGCTCTCCGAGCGATCGGTGCCCACGGTGTCCTCGGAGGAGCTCGCCGCTGCCGCCGGGGTCAACTCCGCCAAGCTGCGCAAGGACTTCTCCTACCTGGGCTCCTACGGGACCCGTGGCGTCGGCTACGACGTCGAGTACCTCGTCTACCAGATCTCCCGCGAGCTGGGCCTGACCCAGGACTGGCCGGTCGTCATCGTCGGCATCGGAAACCTGGGTGCGGCCCTCGCCAACTACGGCGGTTTCGCCTCCCGTGGCTTCCGGGTGGCGGCGCTCATCGACGCGGACCCGGCGATGGCCGGGAAGCCGGTGGCCGGCATGCCCGTGCAGCACACCGACGACCTGGAGAAGATCATCCGGGAGAACGGTGTCTCGATCGGTGTCATCGCGACCCCGGCCGGGGCCGCCCAGCAGGTCAGCGAGCGGCTGATCGCCGCCGGGGTGACCTCCATCCTGAACTTCGCGCCCACCGTGCTGTCGGTGCCCGACGGGGTGGACGTCCGCAAGGTCGACCTCTCCATCGAGCTGCAGATCCTCGCGTTCCACGAGCAGCGCAAGGCCGGCGAGGAAGCGGCCGGCACCGCCACCGCTGCCACCGGGTCCGGGTCTGAGCAGGAGCCGGAGTCCGGCACCGGGCCGGCCGCGCCGGGCGCGGGTGCGCCGGTGCCGCCGACCGCGCGGACCGCCGCCGCCCCGCGCAAGGGCGGCCCGGAGGGCGATGTGCCGGCGGTGATGCCGGCATGA
- a CDS encoding glutamyl-tRNA reductase yields MSLLVVGLSHRSAPVSVLERASLTADAKIKLLHDTLAAEPATEAAVLATCNRIELYADVDKFHAGVAELSTLLAQHSGVALEELTPYLYVHYEDRAVHHLFSVACGLDSMVVGEGQILGQIKDALALAQELHTAGRLINDLFQQALRVGKRAHSETGIDRAGQSLVTFGLEQLAVREPVDAWAAGKRALVIGAGSMSSLAAATLARVGVAEVIVANRTAERAERLVEILASGGAVARAVAMGEVAGELARVDVVVSCTGATGLVLTEDDVAAAVAGPAAHSPTPPLPETPQAPAGLEGVAGAAPRTPRGFAPDPAPQTPAGLGGDPVPVGLEGVELLGKLAEAAQVHGRIADGGAARTIVPAEPEGCPVGLDIPADGRSALAGVDASSLELHGTWADQGEAAAVRQPKRVGGRTPVEGAHVRLSLLDLAMPRDIDAAAHRIPGVRLVDIESLAEASADAPMAADVDAVRGIVADEVAAFGAAQRAAHITPTVVALRAMAAEVVAGEVTRLNGRLPELDDRQRAEVTQTVRRVVDKLLHAPTVRVKQLASEPGGAGYADALRELFDLDPQTVASVSRADQNDDSGRAS; encoded by the coding sequence ATGAGCCTCCTCGTCGTAGGACTGAGTCACCGCAGTGCGCCCGTGAGCGTGCTGGAGCGGGCCTCGCTGACCGCGGACGCCAAGATCAAGCTGCTGCACGACACGCTGGCGGCGGAGCCGGCGACCGAGGCTGCGGTGCTGGCCACCTGCAACCGGATCGAGCTGTACGCGGACGTGGACAAGTTCCACGCCGGTGTCGCCGAGCTGTCGACGCTGCTGGCGCAGCACAGCGGGGTGGCGCTGGAGGAGCTCACCCCGTACCTGTACGTGCACTACGAGGACCGGGCGGTGCACCACCTGTTCTCGGTGGCGTGCGGCCTGGACTCGATGGTCGTGGGCGAGGGCCAGATCCTCGGCCAGATCAAGGACGCGCTGGCGCTGGCGCAGGAACTGCACACCGCCGGGCGGCTCATCAACGACCTGTTCCAGCAGGCGCTGCGGGTCGGCAAGCGGGCGCACAGCGAGACCGGCATCGACCGGGCCGGGCAGTCTCTGGTGACCTTCGGGCTGGAGCAGCTGGCGGTCCGGGAGCCGGTGGACGCGTGGGCCGCGGGCAAGCGGGCGCTGGTGATCGGTGCCGGGTCGATGTCCTCGCTGGCGGCGGCGACGCTGGCGCGGGTCGGCGTGGCCGAGGTGATCGTGGCGAACCGCACTGCGGAGCGGGCGGAGCGGCTGGTGGAGATCCTGGCCTCGGGCGGCGCGGTGGCCCGTGCCGTGGCCATGGGCGAGGTCGCGGGTGAGCTGGCGCGTGTTGACGTCGTCGTCTCGTGCACCGGGGCGACCGGGTTGGTGCTGACCGAGGACGATGTGGCGGCGGCGGTTGCGGGCCCTGCGGCGCATTCCCCCACCCCGCCCCTTCCCGAAACGCCTCAGGCGCCGGCGGGGCTTGAGGGGGTGGCCGGGGCTGCGCCCCGGACCCCTCGGGGCTTCGCCCCGGACCCCGCGCCTCAAACGCCGGCGGGGCTGGGTGGGGACCCCGTGCCGGTGGGGCTGGAAGGGGTCGAGCTGCTCGGGAAGCTGGCCGAGGCCGCGCAGGTGCATGGGCGGATCGCCGACGGCGGGGCCGCGCGAACCATCGTCCCGGCCGAGCCGGAGGGGTGTCCCGTCGGACTGGACATCCCCGCCGACGGGCGGTCCGCGCTGGCCGGTGTGGACGCCAGCTCCCTCGAACTGCACGGAACCTGGGCAGACCAGGGCGAAGCCGCCGCGGTCCGGCAGCCGAAGCGGGTCGGCGGGCGGACCCCGGTCGAGGGGGCGCACGTACGCCTCTCCCTGCTCGACCTGGCCATGCCCCGGGACATCGACGCGGCGGCCCACCGGATCCCCGGGGTGCGGCTGGTCGACATCGAGAGCCTGGCCGAGGCCAGCGCGGACGCGCCGATGGCCGCCGATGTAGACGCCGTGCGCGGAATAGTGGCGGATGAGGTGGCGGCTTTCGGCGCCGCGCAGCGCGCCGCGCACATCACGCCCACAGTGGTTGCGCTGCGGGCGATGGCCGCCGAGGTCGTCGCCGGCGAGGTGACGCGGCTCAACGGCCGGCTCCCGGAGCTCGACGACCGGCAGCGGGCCGAAGTGACCCAGACGGTACGGCGCGTTGTCGACAAGCTGCTGCACGCGCCGACCGTGCGGGTGAAGCAGCTCGCCAGTGAACCGGGCGGCGCCGGCTATGCCGATGCGCTGCGCGAACTCTTCGACCTCGACCCGCAGACGGTGGCGTCCGTCAGCCGGGCGGACCAGAACGACGACTCAGGACGGGCATCATGA
- the hemC gene encoding hydroxymethylbilane synthase translates to MNTRLDQPLRLGTRRSKLAMSQSGQVAEAVRKITGRPVELVEITTYGDVSREHLAQIGGTGVFVTALRDALLRGEVDFAVHSLKDLPTAQPAELVIAAMPKREDARDALVARDGLRFEELPDGARVGTGSPRRMAQLNAYARSLGKTVETVPIRGNVDTRIQFVRDGELDAVVLAAAGLNRIGRSEEATDFLSVDHVLPAPGQGALAVECPASNVELIAALGELDDPYTRAAVTAERSLLAALEAGCSAPVGAYADLLADGQIVNEMRLRGVVGTLDGSTLVQLSTTGPVPQSYDEAMALGRELADEMLAKGAAGLMGERSL, encoded by the coding sequence ATGAACACACGTCTGGACCAGCCCCTCCGGCTCGGCACGCGGCGCAGCAAGCTGGCCATGTCCCAGTCCGGGCAGGTCGCCGAGGCGGTTCGCAAGATCACCGGGCGCCCGGTCGAGCTCGTGGAGATCACCACGTACGGCGATGTCTCGCGCGAGCACCTGGCGCAGATCGGCGGCACCGGCGTGTTCGTCACCGCGCTGCGCGACGCCCTGCTGCGCGGCGAGGTCGACTTCGCCGTGCACTCGCTGAAGGACCTGCCGACCGCGCAGCCCGCTGAGCTCGTCATCGCCGCCATGCCGAAGCGTGAGGACGCCCGGGACGCGCTGGTGGCCCGGGACGGGCTGCGCTTCGAGGAGCTGCCTGACGGGGCCCGGGTGGGTACCGGTTCGCCGCGCCGGATGGCGCAGCTGAACGCGTACGCCCGCAGCCTGGGGAAGACCGTGGAGACGGTGCCGATCCGTGGCAACGTCGACACCCGGATCCAGTTCGTCCGCGACGGTGAGCTCGACGCGGTGGTGCTCGCCGCCGCCGGGCTGAACCGGATCGGGCGCAGCGAGGAGGCGACGGACTTCCTGTCCGTCGACCATGTTCTGCCCGCCCCCGGCCAGGGGGCGCTGGCGGTCGAGTGCCCCGCGTCGAACGTGGAGCTGATCGCCGCGCTCGGTGAGCTCGACGACCCGTACACCCGGGCCGCCGTGACCGCCGAAAGGTCCCTGCTCGCTGCCCTGGAGGCCGGTTGCAGCGCCCCTGTGGGCGCCTACGCCGACCTCCTGGCCGACGGGCAGATTGTCAACGAAATGCGCCTGCGTGGTGTCGTCGGAACCCTTGACGGTTCCACGCTGGTGCAGCTGTCCACCACCGGTCCCGTGCCCCAGTCGTACGACGAGGCCATGGCGCTCGGCCGCGAACTCGCGGACGAGATGCTGGCCAAGGGCGCGGCCGGTCTGATGGGGGAGCGATCGCTTTGA